The genomic region TCGTATAGCAAGTACAACTGTAGgatgtatctacagaaatattgagtcTAAAGATACCACATCTTGATTGTACTGGTTatgccacatttggagtattgggTTCGGCATTAGATGCCTTttcttacaaaagagacattgaGTTGTTGGAAAAAGCTCAGAGGAGAACTACAAAGATGGTGATGTTATCTGAGATAGTGAGGTTGTTACACGaggatattaatttattttgaagaaaaaaagagtTATAGAAGATCTGATTGAggagtttaaaactgttaaatgatGTGATGATGTTAGTGCGTCATCATGTTTTATACATAATGGTGAAGATGTTAGAGACAGGggacaaaaatataaactttggcCGGACTAGAGTCACTTTATctaagacagctttatttattttgtaacagaatgGCTGGTctttgaaatgggttgccttTAAATATAGTGGATGCAGTCAATCTAAGAAAGTTTAAGAGAAGGCTTTATGAACATCTGAAAAATTAAAGATGTCTTTGAATGGCTTATATTTGTCTTAAAGTTTAGCTTAAAGAATGGGTGAGTTCTAAATAGAGCAATGGGTCCTTGATAtctttaaattattcatatatatacacgtatCTCATtacgattatttatttattttattcatgaagGTCTTGGAAGGTTCGTGAACATTTCAAAAGATTTTCTCTATAGCAAAGAAAAGGAACCGAAGAGCGTCGTTGTATAATCTGCTAAAGAAAACGTATTTTAACGCTTACTTTGCCATTACTATAGAGCTATCTCTCGCAAGGCCTAAAAATTGTAAAGCCTTGAGTATTTTTCCATGCACGTCAATACGTTTCGTACgtattattttgtgaaaagtttaGGAAATACGTCAAgagtgtattaataaataaaacaactttttatcaataaaaaagtacggcttttgataataattttgaatattactaaaaggcttagcaaccttcTTCAAAGCACTTATAGATAGGAATATCCATATGAACAAcccaataaatatattaagttttgtattaaaGATGTGCAGGCATATATCAGTGTGTAATTGAGGTGTATATCATACGAAAAGTGGAGAAAAATAGAACTCATGTGTAAGAAAATGGCGTTTTAACTCAAAGAAATAGTAAAATGAGGTGTTTACAAATGATGGAATATAAACTGATATGTGGACAGTACTTGTTGTGATCTTTTTTTACTGatgttatttttaatagaaaagtAGGTTATCTTTTACTATGTAGAAGGAAAAACTTCAGTTTTCAATTACCACATGGGCCAGTAGGGcccatgtggttaaagcactcgactcgtaatccgagagtcgcgggttagagtccccgtcgcaccagaaatgctcgccctttcagccgcggggacgttataatgtgatggtaaatcccaatatttgtgggtaaaatagtatcccaagagttgacggtgggtggtgatggcaagctgccttccatctagtcttactcagcaaaattaggaacggctagcgcagatagccttgtgtagctttgcgcgaaattcaataaacaaacaaacaattaccaactattaaatgtttcaaaaatcataactgtttgttagtttttgtctCCCAGTGTTTCAGTGTCACGTTTTGATACACACGTGTTGAGTACATAGCACAAATAATccatgttgttctctccttatcaaaaaaaaatgttagtacccataccagccgttctaagataaagctttgtgcttaacaaggaaaaaaacaagcgaacaaaaatcagtttttaaaatgatttctCAAAATATCATGTTATTGTATCTgagagataatttttttaaaagagaGGAAATGGTTTCTATCCATTGTCTAtagtataaaataacatttataattgaGACTCAAAATCTGTCGCTACAAATTAACACCCATTTCATTACTAATAACTTGGTTTAATTTCTCCATCATTAATTAATTGGACTTAAATTAGGATCATAGTTcttaattattatgtatttattgaattttattatttgtcaATTGGAATTCAAGTACCTTGGGTAATTTAAAGCGATGTCTCATTATGGTGtctttacataattaaaaatttggaattatagtttagaatgtgaaaaataaaattgtttgattttatttaatccgtgtttttaaaatactaactGTTGTGTTGTTCTTAGTGTTACTTGAAAGACTTAGTGAATAATAAACAATccaattttctttttctgaaaataaacacaTCTCAAGTTGAAATTATAGGTTAGGGCTACGgctaataatacttttaaatgttaattttatcttataataCACTACAAAGTTGAAATACATTAGAGTTCACTTGTTCTATAAAGTTGAGCTAATAATAAATGTTCTCACTTTATTATACAGTTTTGACTTTGTCTTAAACAAGAGTATTGAAATAATCATTTGGACAATCCTCTTCGTGAGCACGTGATACTGCTGCCATCTCTCGTGAAAATATAGGAAACACAAATGTCATTTGTCCAAGAAGTACCATAGTATGATTCCCTGTAACTATGATGTTCACTTCATGTGTTTCCCTTACATTGATGCTTCATTTAAGGAGGATAGTAATTCTGAAATTCGATTAGGGCTTAATATAATCATAATCATTTTTATAagttagtgtataatataaaacattttccccCTTTATCTTAAGTAATCACTTATTTAACATTCTCTTTGAACTTGAACAATCACCTGATAAAAATACCCCTTTAGAATCTATTTTTGTTGTTCctgtttaaatttcattttttacagttaattttgcatctaaattttagtaaaaaaatgttcaatattGAGTAGAGGTTGTCATGATATAACTAAACAATCCCATATTTTTCAAGGACATCTTCTTAGAGGTTTTGGAAAGTGTTTGATTTTAGTACATTCGTATTTGAAACAATAACACAAAGTCATTCGAAAAGATACAGATCAGTTGAACAATAGAATTCGATTTTATATAATCTTGATAACAATTTTAATTGGTCCTCTATGGAACAAAAACCAATCAGAAaaactaatcagtgatgacgagaaaaccttcttgtacttgtagagaaataaatatgtaaaaacggctggtttgggttgagaattttttttaatgtttttacatatatattaatcagaaaaactgtaaaattgttcTATTGGCTAAGAAAATAAATAGATTAGACACGTGACAGGGATCTTTTCTATTGGCTAAGAAAATAAATAGATTAGACACGTGACAGGGATCTTTTCTATTGGCTAAGAAAATAAATAGATTAGACACGTGACAGGGATCTTTTCTATTggctaaaaaaataattagattagACACGTGACAGGGATCTTTTCCATTggctaaaaaaaaataattagattagACACGTGAGAGAAAACTTTTGGGTTTTTACTTTAATCTCAGTTAGTTTCAATATGGTAGAatttgtttaatgataaaaaagtaaataaacttatattcCCTTCTTCTTTTGACACTAGTTTTCATTATTAgtcagtgtttaatatataaaataatttttgaacattttttctcACAGTTAACGCTTTCATCGCATTAATGGTGTTAATATGTGGGTTTAGCTTTAACCTAAATCTGTTAAACTGATTGACCGAACATCATGAAATATTATTGGGATAACGACCTAAAATGACGTTAGCAGCGAGGTTACAAAcatgataaattattataaatgtttgttttacgaCATAGCATACTCCTAGTTATAAtgatatactaaataataaacattatttcgtGAAGTAACTTTTAGATTTCTGATACCTACGGTTAGgttatttttaacaaacgttatttaTAATGAATGTGCCTGTGAAGTGGTGTATTCGTTCAAAACTAATTATTGTAAAAGTTATCTGATTTCTGTGTTCATTATCACATTATTGTGCAAAATCATGAAATACTCAGTGTGATTCTTAAATTAGTTATTTCAATCAGTCGCATATAAATTAATGATTGTTGTCCGATGAAAGCTACGGTAAGAGGGTAGAAAGTTCGAAAATAAAAATCTTTCAATTCCTCAGCTACTATTGACTTTATTACGAACAAAATATAACTTAGCAACGAAAAGTTATCTCTTTAATGCCATATTTGGGCATTCCTGCTGTTTAGATGTATGTACATCGATAAAAATTATTAGATAATTGAAGGAAATCACGTTATCTTGGTTGAAACACAAGAGTCAAGTGGAAAGCTGAATCTACTGTTGTAACACAAAAACTTGGCGTGACGTCATCAAACGACTTTGTACAGCTCGTCACGGGAAAGAAATCCGTCacctaaaatagaaaaaaaattctattcGAAATTAAGTCTTAGAAATTGTTTTGCttgaattataaaaaacaaaagatgatTGATTCAAATACCAAATAGAATAGCTGTGGTTGCTTTACTTGATTATTTATTCTATTCCAAAATActttatagaatatattttagtTCTATGTTGTAGCTTTAAAATGACTTAgataaaacaatcaaaatgaaTATTACAATAGATATTTTTATCGGTTGTGTTAAGACAGCTTCAAAAGGTaccttaataaaaattaaaacgtcGTTTggataaacttaaaattaaattggTTTACAATCATAATTATATGTCATTACGTATCGAATGTATCACTTTTAATACGATGAAGTATTCTAAAAGTATGTATCGAGTGACATGGTTGTCTCGTTAATTTATCTGATAAAACTCCTGTTAATTACAAACGATTTTCAACAACGAAAAATAACTaagcaactaaattaaaaattaaaactggtttattaaactatgtaacataatttgtactttttcttgttcctggacagaaagtgttatttcccaattgcttatgcctaaagttaatggaaaagacctatttttctcttcaaactttacttttgtgacctgggagcgtataacgaaaacattatgcgagactacatttgggggctgatacatgaaaatgatttacattacagtcgcaaatctcgaaaaactactcacttttaaacatttttgtataactttagtataaatacatgtaaatcttgattcatatgttgttttattcagaccttatgtaaatgaaaatgtgcaaatttgacagtttttacatagaaaatagattaatttctaaatttcattattcaggtcacaaaagcaaagtttgaagggaataatgaccattttctgtacttttacatcataagcaattaaaaaataacaaatactatccaggagcagcagtttgttacatagCGTTATTGGATATACAGAATATAATATTCATGTTATAACTTTGTTGTATTTGATGATCCCAGGTTAACCTCGTGAAACATTTATGGTATCTCTTCATAGATAATCATCAAAAGAAACTGTTTCGTCAGAATTGTAGACCGTGCTTGAATTACTTAAGTTCATGTGAGTAacatttcttagagttttgtagAAATTTCATAAACACAACTATAACACTTATTATAACGATAgtgtttattcttaaaataatacgttaatatgtttgtgttttcagGTGTTTTTATTCGTACAGTAAGTTTTATAAACAGGTAGGAATTTCAAATATATGTAGTGTCTATGTTACTAACTTATTAATGCGAATTATTTGTTCATAACAGCTGTTGaagtactgaaaataattatgaaactcAGCTTATTGTTCAAGTTATCCCTCGCCGttatgttatatcggtttcgggGAATTCTATTCCTCATCAGTAGCCCTGAACGTGAgatgttattttctaatttctttcttAACTCAATAATGGTTTAAAATGAAATGATAGGACATCAcaacgatgtttttttttttacgtttttagtAAGTGATAgttgttattttctaatttctttcgTAACTAAGTATTGAAAATTATGAAACTCTCAAAGACTTACCTTTACTTTAAAAGCATTACACTTGTAGTATATAGTTACCATTactttaaggcccggcatggccaagcgtgttaaggcgtgcgattcgtcatctgagggtcgcgggttcgcatccccatcgcgccaaacatgctcgccctttcatccgtgggggcattataattttacggtcaatcccactattcgttggtaaaagagtagcccaagagttggcggtgggtggtgatgactaacagttacactgttaaattagggacggctagcacagatagctcttaagtagctttgtgcgaaattcaaaaacaaacaaacaaacctttacttTAAAAGCACTACAACTGCAGTACAGAtaagttattaatttcaaaactgaaatatttatctaaaaaCTGAAAGCTTCATAGCACATCtcacaaatattcattttaaatgcaAGAAAGAAACCTGTTTTTACATATTAGAGTAACCTGGAGATAAAGAATTAGAAAAATACCAAAGTAATCTCAAGCTTTTTCATGAACTGGTTCCGGTAGATCTAGATATACGTGTTTTTATCTCGATGAACTGCCTTAAGTAAATCCCAAAACACGTGCTCATTTCTTGGTGACTTGACGTAAGTAGTCCTAGAAACACGTGTTTTTTCCGGTGATCTGGCTTAAGCTGTTTAACAGTCCTTCTATCTTTAACGAAATGTTATTGTAGTGACTGTACTTTGGCCATGTAGATAACGTCTTATAATTCGTGTGAGGTCTGAATGATAACAGTTAGCTTTAAGATTGCATCAAGTATGAGTAATTTTGTTATCTACTTAGATCATATATAATAAGGAAATAAACGAAGAAGCAGGAAGTTAGACACACCACTTCACAATTCTTAACAGCTTACCTTGTTCAGCGGATTCTATtagattatttgttaaaaataataaaaatttatgtcCATTGAATGTTAACGAAAGCGTGTTATTTATTCGACTATCGGTTTTACAAGTTAGTTTAACTAAtgttaaatggtttgtttgtttttgtttgaatttcgtgcaaagctacacgagggctatctgcgctaaccgttcctaatttagcagtgtaagattagagggaaggtagctagtcatcaccacccaccaccaactcttggactactcttttatcaacgaatagtgggattgaccgtcacattatagcgcccccacggctgaaagggcgagcatgtttgctgtgacgagaattcgaacccccgactctcagattacgagacgaacgccttaacctacttggCCGTGCGGGGCCATGTCCAATGGTATAACCAAGTTTAATACCACTGTTTTACTTACTAACTAATTCTCTCGTATCTCTGTTCATTTGTGAAAACATGGTTACATTACTCACACCATTAACAAACTGACTAAATAATATTTCGATACCTCAGACAAATTGTAACTTATCAACAATAAAAAAGTCCTGAGCAGGCTCACAAAACAGTGATGATGTACTCTAGCCTTTATCGAGTCTTATGCAACTGAAATAGTCTACAACAACACCTACCGTTTAAATCCACAATCTTTTCAGCCACAAGTCTAGCGAGGATGGGGTTTCTGTTCAGTTGATCAACAAACCAATCCAGAGGAATAGACCTGCAAGTTAAGGTCGATATTTATATTACACAAGCTATAATCTCCTTCCGTTTGTACTTtctattaattgaaatatattttatgcatGCTACTTAGTAAGTTACACTTTGTCTAACTTTAACGAAGTTCTTATGCAACCTAAAATCGTTAATATTTTGGGGCATACATATTACGGTTTTGTTCACTATGTAACATTCTGCTTTACAAAgtttgttgctttgtgcttgtaACTGCAGGCTTAGGTAGTAACATTTGACAATGTGAGGTAAATATTAATGTTCCAACttgtttgtattaagcacaaaactaaccACTGTGCTATTAATGTTATGCCCACCACTGATATTGAACCCCAAACATTAGGGTTGTAAACTCATAAATTTACCAATGACCTGCCGGATGGCAAATGTTTTATACCTCTAAAATGGGCTAGAGTTTTATCTAAATGTTTGAACTGAATTTAAATGATAGGTAATAAAATAACAGAGGATAAACTGGGGTTTATCAGTTAGATAAggtttatatttcttatatttaaatttaaacattattcattattccttgtactgtatttatatagaatatattattgataaaatataatataaatggaTGCGATTCGTCAAAGGAAACAGTAAATTTAATCCAAATACTAAGTTTTCAAATGAACCATCTCAGATTTGCTCATGTTAAGACTAAAGTGAAACATCAGTTTAAAGATTTGATTTGTAACGCAAATTTATGTCTTCAGAAACAGAAATAACTTTCAATGCTTCAGAAATGTCAAGCAAAATCCGCTTTgtaaggaaaaaatataaattgaccAAAAAAGAATCTGATATTATCTCAATACTTATGGACCCAGGTATTATTCTGTACTAAGTACGATAAAATTACAATGTTACACTTTAGAAATGCCTAACTTAGTTTAAAAGGGGTGGACGGAAAAATGAATGAGTGTAGAAATGTTTATACACTTAATAAGATGCACACTAGaacattgtgtttttaaatacCAAGAATGATAAGTACAAGTACTTTGGATCTCAAAATTGTTATGGGGGGGCATCCACCCCTTTGTGGGGTGGCATCAAAGACCTATATTACACTTCTTTTTGGGGGTTTGTGACTGAACGTTTATATGGACGTTAAATACCCATCAAAGCCATTGTCCTCAGAATGCTGGAATGTCCGTTTGCCAAATCCCCTTGCAGTTGATAGAGCAGCATTGCGAAATCCTCTTTCTTGACGCGAGAGGGCGCCAGTAGGTAAAGCATCAGCAGTAACGGTCAAAAAACAAGCGATCACCACTACGTAAATCTTTAGAGAGAACATTATGCTTTCTTAGGCTTGGTTTGGccgaaatctgaaaaaaaaaagagaaaataaacaaaaataaatattatttattaaaagtcaTTTGAGAATGAAATCTACTATGTAATCCACTGTAACTAATGTAAGTATAGTCTATACCTAAAGACATCAATAATTTTAATGCATAAGGTAATGAAACAAGAGGATATAATGGAAATCCTTATTCTAAAGGAGAAGCAGACTCAATAACACTGTATTTTCTTTCATCATGTGCAAAGAAATGTCATCGCATCGCTGCGTTTCATGTTGTCACTTCCATTCATGCTCTAATTAACAAATATGAACTTTGGCAATAGCTTTGTAACCATAGCTTCCGTTTgcaaaataaacctttataagGTTTTCTTGTACAAAGCACACCACTCTTCTCTGGAGGCTTTGCCGTCAGTGCACGTTTCGGATTGCATAAGCACTCCATATGGTGACTTGGTCGAAACGGCTTTGTATAGAAGAGCATAAGATTagcactctttttttttttcactctacAGCTGCTTAAAGTGTGCAACGTTTGAACAGATATTTCTTGGAAGTAACTTGTGTTCACGTGATTTATGTTGCTTTTCCAGACATCTTGATTATGTTGCTGGTAAGAAGTGGATAGATTTTGTGAATGATCTGTGTCTTTATGGATTCTAGATTTTGTGAATGATCTGTGTCTTTATGGATTCTAGATTTTGTGAATGATCTGTGTCTTTATGGATTCTAGATTTTGTGAATGATCTGTGTCTTTATGGATTCTAGATTTTGTGAATGATCTGTGTCTTTATGGATTCTAGATTTTGTGAATGATCTGTGTCTTTATGGATTCTAGATTTTGTGAATGATCTGTGTCTTTATGGATTCTAGATTTTGTGAATGATCTGTGTCTTTATGGATTCTAGATTTTGTGAATGATCTGTGTCTTTATGGATTCTAGATTTTGTGAATGATCTGTGTCTTTATGGATTCTAGATTTTGTGAATGATCTGTGTCTTATGGATTCTAGATTTTGTGAATGATCTGTGTCTTTATGGATTCTAGATTTTGTGAATGATCTGTGTCTTTATGGATTCTAGATTTTGTGAATGATCTGTGTCTTTATGGATTCTAGATTTTGTGAATGATCTGTGTCTTTATGGATTCTAGCCTGTTTCAAGAACCCTTCTCAGCATGATTGGTGTATGATTTATTATATGCCTCTTTACAGACAGTACTGGTTCACCAAAATccgtaattttttgttttacaatgtcaTTTTATTGCATACAACTTCTAAGTCTCAGATATGTACACATTCTTAGgacttgttttataaatatttgttttaaaaacgtaTATTACATATCCTTCTCAAAAGTGCTCAATTTTCGATGGTATCACGCCATATTCAAAAGACAAACCAAGTTAAAACGCGGGTTTAAGAACTTTAATTGAATACACCCTCCGTTTAGGTTTCAGGACTGAAATAAGAGCTCAGTGCAGAACCGAAAGTGTGAAGCTTATTACATTCACGAGGGAGCTGCAGTCTATCGAAGTTCTCAAACTCTGTCTagatgtagttctgatacattccgtttCACCTAGACTTTATGTCGACTGTGTTTATCATTGTGACTTCctcatttaaatattcaaaattgttttaatataacatgcttAGTCTTCTGTACGTTTCTCTACTTCGTATTTTGTCCGTTTTAGAGTTAAATtagacaatataaaatatacactgaAATGGAATCCtggattttaccattgtaaatc from Tachypleus tridentatus isolate NWPU-2018 chromosome 1, ASM421037v1, whole genome shotgun sequence harbors:
- the LOC143244152 gene encoding allatotropins-like codes for the protein MFSLKIYVVVIACFLTVTADALPTGALSRQERGFRNAALSTARGFGKRTFQHSEDNGFDGSIPLDWFVDQLNRNPILARLVAEKIVDLNGDGFLSRDELYKVV